In the Caenorhabditis elegans chromosome X genome, one interval contains:
- the T22B2.1 gene encoding RING-type domain-containing protein (Confirmed by transcript evidence), giving the protein MFIDPVEFFMISSTSLKKLICHYFPKELLPTKWECTDKNPLKNIQNLIDASNGKLMVYGSAREIYDNLNLFRRFPGSHHKFQFDTTEVYTKEPIFYQSMKRIPYIYKQDYFVILQSIISTSPLRKFETEFSLATITAYLKMKELSLPALNEMVPYCAVSAALLQTGIQDIQHKFNDYLENPLLQLEFKKHTFEELFVQWKQINPLFEMESIHDSLQDLLKKFIARNPIRDNEDVFKRVFAWSQLVVLQLDIFVRDCETLFKPKPSTKPIVRIFDDKPNKLIMAYELLDAMKQAQMDVSKLEEEVLEMPELSTFTYQQVASRISPQDMRTIEFVITPITVAKYAATPIPTINKGEYCILASDFLFNLLGNMITAKKMFQRIEPSQLNVIREFFNFVDNHFDFTYGIQFIDLELVEMINSELDTFHRMLTISSKGPSDIRDRQQEGFTKTDLSNELKHLKLDLIFPEICELSEFYFVHLTKTLKIEKLSTSDVYGIVEHLQIDCLARRFPKLAEFIHSQLVCSRIFGYQCQKCFQPKEPKVAGVEAVEIESKKELTIDDSAETMKRKITLEFANKVKETLAQLSDLKNEKPKKSKKQKPSQQLVPEKVKSNPDPCQKCFRTSEYHNKTKEDFRLEKIETKRLRKALKESQKESEEKSQNIAEKDQEMLLLKEHVESIQREFLKYKSDMNNVNNETIRLQTTQLLEHQQALAQKSLEVIEQKDEILHLKAQNQSQQTVIAQQEKSIKSLKEKSQQLEEKRSITNNTQRLLEETEIIHKILVDTLKAQEIFESESPLNKITVMTSRICETSQDPETKSIAKREFRYFARQIEGYRRSLKKRINSMKNETIRSDDIPELREFPTFSDEFVKAYKDTLKKDAPLICAPLLKLPETIKSDELDDKECLVCLEDMVKNQDTVKCSTCKRQYHTTCVQKWFKIKRICPTCNAGLLDENEFPALS; this is encoded by the exons ATGTTCATCGACCCAGTCGAGTTTTTCATGATCTCCTCAACTTCTTTGAAGAAACTGATCTGCCACTACTTTCCAAAGGAACTTCTTCCAACAAAGTGGGAATGCACGGATAAGAATCCACTGAAGAACATTCAAAATCTCATCGACGCCTCCAACGGAAAACTGATGGTGTACGGTTCCGCAAGAGAGATCTACGATAACTTGAACTTGTTCCGTCGTTTTCCTGGAAGTCaccataaatttcaatttgatacGACCGAGGTCTACACA aaagagCCGATCTTCTACCAGAGTATGAAGCGAATTCCCTATATCTACAAGCAAGATTATTTTGTGATCCTTCAATCGATTATTTCTACAAGTccattgagaaaatttgagacGGAATTTTCATTAGCCACTATTACGgcttatctgaaaatgaaagagCTTTCACTACCTGCTCTAAACGAAATGGTCCCATATTGTGCTGTAAGTGCAGCCCTGCTACAAACCGGAATTCAGGACATTCAACAT aaattcaacgATTATCTTGAAAATCCGCTGTTGCAATTGGAGTTCAAGAAGCATACCTTTGAGGAGTTGTTTGTACAATGGAAGCAGATAAatccactttttgaaatggaaagcATTCACGATTCGTTACAAGATTTGCTGAAGAAATTCATTGCCAGAAATCCAATAAGAGACAATGAGGATGTCTTCAAAAGAGTGTTTGCGTGGAGTCAGCTCGTCGTCCTCCAACTGGACATATTCGTCAGAGACTGTGAAACGTTGTTCAAGCCCAAACCCTCAACG aaaccaaTTGTTCGCATTTTCGACGATAAACCAAACAAATTGATAATGGCTTACGAACTTCTAGATGCGATGAAACAAGCACAAATGgatgtttcaaaacttgaagaagAAGTTCTCGAAATGCCAGAATTGTCTACATTCACTTATCAACAAGTGGCGAGTCGGATTTCACCACAAGATATGCGAACGATTGAGTTTGTGATCACTCCAATCACCGTTGCCAAGTATGCAGCGACTCCAATTCCAACTATCAACAAAGGGGAATATTGCATTCTGGCGTCGGATTTCTTGTTCAATCTTCTGGGAAATATGATCACCGccaagaaaatgtttcagagaATTGAGCCTTCTCAGCTGAATGTGATCCgagagtttttcaattttgtcgaTAATCATTTTGACTTTACCTATGGTATTCAATTTATCGATCTGGAACTCGTCGAAATGATCAACAGTGAATTGGATACTTTCCACAGAATGCTTACAATTTCTAGCAAAGGACCAAGTGACATTCGTGATAGGCAACAGGAGGGATTTACAAAAACCGATTTGTCAAATGAACTCAAGCATCTGAAGCTCGACTTGATCTTCCCAGAAATTTGTGAGCTTTCTGAGTTTTACTTTGTGCATTTGacaaaaacgctgaaaattgaaaagctgTCAACATCTGATGTTTACGGAATAGTTGAGCATCTTCAAATTGATTGCCTTGCTCGGAGATTTCCAAAACTGGCTGAGTTCATTCACAGTCAACTTGTGTGCTCTCGAATCTTTGGTTACCAATGTCAAAAATGCTTTCAACCAAAGGAACCAAAAGTCGCTGGAGTGGAAGCAGTTGAAATCGAGTCCAAAAAAGAATTAACAATTGACGATTCTGCTGAAACAATGAAAAGGAAGATTACATTGGAATTCGCAAATAAGGTTAAAGAAACTCTAGCACAGCTctctgatttgaaaaatgaaaagccCAAGAAGTCCAAAAAGCAGAAGCCATCTCAACAATTAGTtcctgaaaaagtaaaaagtaaCCCAGATCCGTGCCAAAAATGCTTCAGAACCAGCGAGTATCACAATAAAACTAAAGAAGACTTTcgattggaaaaaatcgagacAAAACGGCTCAGAAAAGCATTGAAGGAAAGTCAGAAAGAGAGCGAAGagaaatcacaaaatattGCCGAGAAAGATCAGGAAATGTTGCTTTTAAAAGA ACACGTAGAATCAATTCAACGAGAGTTTCTCAAGTACAAATCTGATATGAATAACGTGAATAATGAAACAATTCGCCTTCAGACTAC GCAACTTCTAGAACATCAACAGGCTCTAGCACAAAAATCGTTAGAGGTTATTGAACAAAAGGATGAAATTCTACATTTGAAAGC gcagAATCAGTCTCAACAAACTGTAATTGCTCagcaagaaaaatcgattaaaagcCTGAAGGAAAAAAGTCAGCAACTTGAAGAAAAACGTTCCATAACCAACAATACTCAAAGATTACTTGAAGAAACTGAAAtcattcataaaattttagtcGATACTCTGAAAGCtcaggaaatttttgagtcaGAGAGTCCACTGAACAAGATAACTGTCATGACCTCAAGAATTTGCGAAACGTCACAGGATCCGGAAACCAAGAGCATTGCTAAACGTGAATTCAGATACTTTGCACGTCAAATTGAAGGCTATAGAAGGTCTCTGAAGAAGCGAATCAACtcgatgaaaaatgaaacaatcaGAAGCGACGATATTCCAGAGCTCCGAGAGTTTCCAACATTCTCTGATGAATTTGTGAAAGCTTATAAAGACACGTTGAAAAAAGATGCTCCACTTATCTGTGCTCCACTGCTCAAACTTCCAGAGACAATTAAATCAGATGAACTTGACGATAAGGAATGCCTAGTTTGTCTGGAAGATATGGTTAAGAATCAGGATACCGTGAAGTGCTCGACATGTAAACGCCAATATCACACCACTTGTGTtcaaaaatggttcaaaatcAAGCGAATTTGTCCAACTTGTAATGCGGGACTTTTGGATGAAAACGAGTTCCCAGCACTCTCCTGA
- the adt-3 gene encoding Peptidase M12B domain-containing protein (Confirmed by transcript evidence) has protein sequence MNPCVLTLLYSIAVISAVHHSMTPLELKHFFGTENKDKVPVYFLDDNKKHRRHVDDGFKMDFLIDGVMETFVLRNKPHLFSEGYHIMENDVELMMHPLKDCVYEGESAVRNGTRIGLVGCGNKMNGMVVADNGDYHLIQSHHQTGHHVIHKRSIESIDHECQFDANEDPYPEDREEIAMKSMLIRMVKDIRRAEPHRRDILTVELAVFADDAMWDHFKKMYGKAAEENMHTFIMAVVNNIDVLYTQRLLQPRINIKIVRYEILKNIPHLMNARKHSNGDVDRLLDAFCQYQNEINPPNDADPRHWDHALLFSGYDLHRNGVKTVAGYAPVKGMCSGVRSCTINEGLDFGSVFVVTHEMGHSLGMYHDGDNECDLRCCIMSPSVGSGKTHWSQCSVNEMATFVGHLGDDFRPPNCLQDASANEQRMVAFKESEPPGQLFTLDEQCEIFHGECWKHELKDGQTMQNICQMVWCGNGEGVIRTAHPALEGTYCGFGMICRQGQCVGSSQLMRVTVGGWSTWNDRPAPTCGGRCSQCEIRGQIRIMRSIRQCNNPSSNNGGAPCQGDEARGMVCHRDVCNGDSIENYATRVCSRLRDENAIPNTILSGEGMQFEQAMCKIWCLISGSTNIRTVSNFPDGAPCGPGQYCIKGECRPLLCGSTTLAYSEADCPLSVLQTTTTPPMPHVHSVDQFAGKTNPYKEHKKTPFLNEWSGWSVWSECVTYDCHTQGVKVRVRRCLAGVCAGALRERQPCTRPCTGSERPLTTSPPQQTFRNRFIAPLPNRQTNMILRKVDHWGPWSACSVTCGTGQKLRRRENCIGQECAETGPCVMQSCRENKNTWTEWSQWSDCSVNCGEGVQFRKRACFAAFCRGKDSDVRNCYGQRCSETTTRRPLVNRSGLWTGWSSWSSCSTKCGIGQRTRRRRCYQGSCLGDDNEKERCIGSQC, from the exons ATGAATCCATGTGTACTAACTCTATTATATAGTATTGCG gtgATTTCCGCAGTACATCACTCAATGACACCACTAGAGTTGAAGCACTTTTTCGGAACAGAAAACAAAGACAAAG TTCCTGTATACTTTTTGGAcgacaacaaaaaacacagaCGGCATGTTGATGATGGATTCAAAATGGATTTCCTTATCGATGGAGTCATGGAGACGTTCGTGTTGCGCAATAAACCGCATCTGTTCTCTGAAG GTTATCATATAATGGAAAACGACGTTGAATTAATGATGCATCCACTAAAAGATTGTGTTTACGAAGGTGAAAGTGCCGTTCGGAACGGCACGCGAATCGGTCTCGTCGGCTGCGGAAACAAAATG AATGGTATGGTTGTTGCTGACAACGGGGATTATCACTTGATCCAATCCCATCACCAAACTGGCCATCATGTTATTCACAAACGGAGTATTGAGTCCATCGATCATGAATGCCAATTTG ATGCCAATGAAGATCCGTATCCAGAAGATCGAGAGGAAATCGCGATGAAGAGTATGTTGATACGAATGGTGAAAGATATTAGAAGGGCCGAACCACATCGAAGAGATATCCTCACCGTAGAGTTGGCTGTATTTGCGGATGATGCAATGTGGGAtcattttaagaaaatgtACGGGAAAGCTGCAGAGGAGAATATGCACACTTTCATCATGGCAGTTGTGAATAAT ATTGATGTTCTCTACACCCAAAGACTTCTTCAACCCAGAATCAACATCAAAATTGTCAGATatgaaatcctgaaaaatattcca CATTTAATGAATGCAAGAAAACACTCAAATGGAGACGTCGATAGACTTCTCGACGCATTTTGCCAGTACCAAAACGAAATAAACCCCCCGAATGATGCAGACCCCAGGCATTGGGACCATGCTCTTCTATTCTCTGG ATACGATCTCCATCGAAACGGAGTAAAAACAGTTGCCGGTTACGCCCCGGTTAAAGGGATGTGTAGTGGTGTTCGATCGTGTACAATCAATGAAGGCCTCGACTTTGGCAGTGTTTTTGTGGTCACTCACGAGATGGGTCATAG TTTGGGAATGTATCATGATGGGGACAACGAATGTGATCTGAGGTGTTGCATAATGAGCCCGTCGGTGGGAAGTGGAAAGACTCACTGGAGCCAATGTTCTGTGAATGAAATGGCAACTTTTGTTGGG caCTTGGGAGATGATTTCCGCCCTCCGAACTGCTTACAAGATGCGTCGGCTAATGAACAACGCATGGTTGCATTTAAAGAATCCGAGCCACCTGGGCAGTTGTTTACACTTGACGAACAGTGTGAGATATTTCACGGTGAATGTTGGAAGCATGAATTGAAAGATGGACAGACAATGCAG AACATCTGTCAAATGGTGTGGTGTGGCAACGGAGAAGGTGTTATTCGAACGGCGCATCCAGCCTTAGAGGGAACGTACTGTGGATTCGGAATG ATATGTCGTCAAGGACAATGCGTTGGATCGAGTCAATTGAtgagggttactgtaggtggTTGGTCCACGTGGAACGATCGACCCGCACCAACTTGCGGTGGAAGGTGTTCGCAGTGTGAGATTCGAGGACAAATTCGAATTATGCGAAGTATCAGACAGTGTAATAATCCAAG ttcCAACAATGGAGGCGCACCATGTCAAGGTGATGAGGCGCGTGGAATGGTTTGTCATAGAGAT GTATGTAACGGTGACTCCATAGAAAATTATGCAACTCGAGTTTGCTCTCGTCTTCGCGATGAAAACGCTATTCCAAACACAATATTGTCTGGTGAAGGCATGCAATTTGAACAGGCAATGTGTAAAATTTGGTGTCTAATTTCGGGATCAACGAACATCCGAacagtttccaattttcccgaCGGAGCTCCGTGCGGGCCTGGGCAATATTGCATAAAAGGAGAATGCCGG cccCTTCTCTGTGGTTCGACAACACTTGCATATTCTGAAGCTGATTGTCCTCTCAGTGTTCTACAGACAACAACTACGCCACCAATGCCACATGTTCATTCTGTGGAtcaatttgcaggaaaaaccAATCCATACAAAGAACACAAGAAAA CCCCCTTCCTCAACGAGTGGTCCGGATGGTCTGTTTGGTCAGAGTGCGTCACTTATGATTgcc ACACACAAGGAGTCAAAGTTCGAGTTCGACGTTGCTTGGCGGGAGTATGTGCTGGAGCTCTGCGTGAACGCCAGCCATGCACACGACCATGTACTGGATCTGAAAGACCATTAACTACGTCACCGCCGCAGCAGACGTTCAGAAATAGATTCATTGCTCCACTTCCTAACAGGCAAACCAACATGATTTTACGGAAAGTTGATCA ctGGGGACCATGGTCAGCTTGCAGTGTAACTTGTGGAACCGGGCAAAAGCTCAGAAGACGAGAAAACTGCATCGGGCAAG AATGTGCCGAAACCGGACCATGTGTAATGCAATCGTgtagagaaaacaaaaatacttgGACAGAATGGTCGCAATGGTCAGATTGCTCTGTAAACTGCGGAGAAGGAGTGCAATTCAGGAAGCGAGCATGTTTTGCAGCCTTTTGCCGTGGAAAAGACAGCGATGTTAGAAATTGTTATGGGCAG AGATGCTCCGAAACCACAACACGTAGACCACTTGTAAATAGATCTGGTCTTTGGACGGGATGGTCGTCCTGGTCCTCTTGCAGCACAAAGTGTGGTATTGGACAACGAACAAGGAGGAGAAGGTGTTATCAAGGATCTTGCTTGG GTGACGATAATGAGAAAGAAAGATGCATTGGTTCTCAGTGCTGA
- the T19D2.3 gene encoding uncharacterized protein (Confirmed by transcript evidence): MGKWPSSSDQNDQNPDGIMTSTFGRDVESVAFAVLLFLAAGIVLFISCFFVTKCLQCYKARQRRLRRKALGEDDDDDDDDDDVDNDVDIDEDEPQTTITNSSPDLVKV; encoded by the exons ATGGGGAAGTGGCCGTCAAGTTCCGATCAAAATG ACCAAAATCCAGATGGAATCATGACATCTACTTTTGGTAGAGACGTGGAGTCGGTTGCTTTCGcggttttattatttttggcaGCTGGAATTGTACTTTTTATCTCCTGTTTCTTTGTCACCAAATGCTTACAATGCTACAAAGCCCGACAGCGGCG actacgACGAAAAGCTCTCGGCgaagacgacgacgacgatgatgatgatgatgatgttgatAATGATGTGGATATTGATGAGGATGAGCCACAAACTACAATCACAAATTCCAGTCCTGATCTAGTAAAAGTGTGA
- the ptp-4A2 gene encoding TYR_PHOSPHATASE_2 domain-containing protein (Confirmed by transcript evidence), which yields MSAAVQKRASTNTVAATTYFKPAPSEIAWGKMRFLITDRPNNSSIQSYIEELEKHGARAVVRVCEPTYDTLALKEAGIDVLDWQFSDGSPPPPEVIKSWFQLCMTSFKEHPDKSIAVHCVAGLGRAPVLVAIALIEAGMKYEDAVEMIRTQRRGALNQKQLKFLETYKANGELRRLRGNVDGKQKSCCIQ from the exons ATGAGCGCCGCCGTGCAGAAGAGAGCCTCCACCAACACTGTTGCTGCAACCACATACTTCAAGCCTGCCCCGTCCGAGATTGCGTGGGGAAAGATGCGCTTCCTCATCACCGACCGTCCGAACAACTCTTCCATCCAGTCTTACATTGAAGAACTTGAGAAGCACGGAGCCCGAGCGGTCGTGCGAGTCTGTGAGCCAACCTATGATACGTTGGCTCTCAAGGAAGCTGGCATTGATGTTCTCGATTGGCAATTCTCCGACGgatcaccaccaccaccagag GTGATTAAAAGCTGGTTCCAACTTTGCATGACATCATTCAAAGAACATCCGGATAAGAGCATCGCCGTCCACTGTGTTGCAGGGCTCGGCAGAGCACCAGTACTAGTAGCAATTGCACTAATCGAAGCTGGCATGAAATACGAAGATGCTGTTGAAATGATTAGAAC GCAACGACGAGGAGCTCTCAACCAAAAACAGCTCAAGTTCCTCGAGACATACAAAGCAAACGGGGAACTCCGTAGGCTACGTGGCAATGTCGACGGAAAACAAAAGTCGTGCTGCATCCAATAA
- the T19D2.13 gene encoding uncharacterized protein (Confirmed by transcript evidence), whose product MTICGPSKFNSSVHRSRPD is encoded by the coding sequence CTGACTATCTGTGGCCCATCCAAGTTCAACTCGTCCGTTCACCGATCCCGCCCTGATTAA
- the T19D2.13 gene encoding uncharacterized protein (Confirmed by transcript evidence): protein VLRAPIGEYCRGQH from the coding sequence GTGTTGAGAGCACCCATCGGCGAGTATTGTCGAGGTCAACACTGA
- the lin-18 gene encoding Inactive tyrosine-protein kinase RYK (Confirmed by transcript evidence) — protein MILRYLIFFAQLWALCLANVNMFISKEEMNRTFGVKAELNYIEMGNVSSYSTKFHYRVMANIDYLSFTWNAVGIVHYEVYVESDDSSVLPIVRIPLKGTVPESLQDFTVEYRCAGHRSGQFAVSLYFTFKYGNKEPLKVKLRQEKICASRDGRRGLNGGYEGHEVDDTDSIDKAFFVIICIAAAFLLIVAATLICYFKRSKKEDMIPTRLPTSFRNSLKSTKSAQPFLLSTPRDGPPTLSAISSAPCSSSSASGNSIIPSKPRNIDVRRALLQLYQDRDAFQSLPLDMEGTFGEVRYAIWRQVDDVLNGDVDDEEDTFCNQEAVYTKTLKNNASPIQLDRFLSDALLFYNITPHQNLSQVACVASFGRFDRPETVTDFPLVCYRHQGFGNLKKFLTICRHGDKTKGAQTLRTHQLVSLATQVSSAVAHIHKYRIVHNDIAARNCLIAEVNGRLQVQLCDSALSRDLFPADYHCLGDNENRPLKWMSPEAIANELYSSAADVWSLGVLLWELMSLGGSPHAEIDPEEVYTMILKGKRLQQPNNCPDQLYEVMLCCWRVLSEDRPSSEQVVHGLRDFNIQLSQYI, from the exons ATGATTCTTCGCTACCTGATTTTTTTCGCGCAGTTATGGGCACTCTGCCTGGCCAATGTGAATATGTTCATCAGCAAAGAGGAAATGAATCGTACTTTTG GTGTCAAAGCTGAGCTGAATTACATTGAAATGGGGAATGTTAGCTCGTACTCTACAAAGTTTCACTACAGAGTTATGGCAAACATCGACTACCTCTCGTTCACATGGAATGCTGTTGGAATT GTACACTATGAAGTTTACGTCGAATCTGATGACTCTTCTGTGCTTCCTATTGTTCGAATTCCATTGAAAGGAACGGTGCCAGAATCTTTGCAGG ACTTCACCGTTGAATACAGATGTGCCGGACACCGATCCGGACAATTTGCTGTCAGTCTATATTTCACATTCAAATATGGTAATAAGGAGCCGTTGAAAGTGAAATTGCGACAGGAGAAGATCTGCGCTTCAAGGGACGGACGTCGAGGTCTGAACG GAGGCTACGAGGGTCATGAAGTCGACGACACTGACTCAATAGACAAGGCATTTTTTGTTATCATTTGCATTGCTGCGGCATTCCTACTTATTGTGGCAGCAACGTTGATCTGTTATTTCAAGCGCTCTAAAAAAGAAGACATGATTCCGACTCGACTTCC AACGTCTTTTCGGAATTCTTTGAAATCTACAAAAAGCGCGCAGCCTTTTCTTCTGAGCACACCGCGAGATG GACCTCCGACTCTTTCCGCTATTTCAAGCGCTCCTTGTTCTTCGTCGTCTGCGTCGGGAAATTCGATAATCCCGAGCAAGCCAAGAAAC ATTGACGTGAGACGTGCATTGTTACAACTCTATCAAGATCGAGATGCTTTTCAATCTCTACCTCTAGATATGGAGG GAACATTTGGAGAAGTGAGATATGCAATTTGGCGTCAAGTAGATGACGTACTGAACGGAGATGTTGACGACGAAGAAGACACATTCTGTAACCAGGAAGCTGTTTACAccaaaacgttgaaaaataatgCCTCACCAATTCAGCTGGATCGGTTTTTGTCCGACGCCCTTCTATTTTACAACATCACACCTCACCAAAACTTGTCTCAAGTGGCATGTGTGGCTTCCTTCGGAAGATTCGACCGCCCGGAAACTGTCACAGATTTTCCACTTGTTTGTTACAGACACCAAGGCTTTGGAAACCTGAAGAAGTTCCTCACCATCTGCCGACATGGTGATAAAACTAAAG GAGCTCAAACTCTCCGAACTCATCAACTCGTCTCTCTGGCCACACAAGTATCTTCTGCAGTAGCTCATATACACAAATATAGAATAGTGCATAACGACATTGCCGCTAGAAACTGCTTGATCGCAGAAGTGAATGGGCGACTCCAAGTGCAATTATGCGACTCGGCGCTGTCCCGCGATCTGTTCCCAGCTGATTATCACTGCTTGGGTGACAATGAGAACAGACCATTGAAATGGATGTCTCCAGAAGCTATTGCAAATGAGCTGTACTCATCGGCCGCTGATGTT tggtcACTGGGAGTTCTACTGTGGGAGCTCATGTCGCTAGGAGGATCTCCACACGCTGAAATAGACCCTGAGGAAGTGTACACAATGATTCTCAAAGGAAAGCGTCTGCAACAGCCGAACAATTGTCCGGATCAATT atacGAAGTCATGCTGTGCTGTTGGAGGGTACTCAGCGAAGATCGTCCTAGCAGTGAGCAGGTAGTTCATGGACTTCGAGACTTTAACATTCAACTCAGTCAATACATCTAA